A section of the Leptospira semungkisensis genome encodes:
- the metW gene encoding methionine biosynthesis protein MetW — translation MIASKVLSSKTLRERPDFAYILDAISPGSRVLDLGCGNGDLLYLLKQKGIRGQGIEKDEDAIVECIRKGVYVHHGDIDEGLSHHEDKRFDYVILNQTIQETRHPGDIIKEGLRIGKRVIIVFPNFGYWEVRFRILFQGKTPVTDLLPYRWFNTPNLHFLSVLDFEEFCQLRGFTVEDKAFFTDLKQVKFSPNFFSKLALFQIR, via the coding sequence ATGATCGCCTCGAAAGTCTTAAGCAGTAAAACACTTAGAGAAAGACCAGACTTCGCGTATATTCTGGATGCGATCTCTCCTGGCTCCCGAGTTCTCGACCTTGGCTGCGGTAATGGAGACCTTCTCTATTTACTCAAACAAAAAGGCATCCGAGGACAAGGTATAGAAAAGGACGAAGATGCGATCGTGGAATGCATTCGTAAGGGAGTGTATGTTCACCACGGGGATATAGACGAAGGACTCAGCCATCATGAGGACAAGAGATTCGACTATGTGATCCTGAACCAAACCATTCAGGAAACTAGACACCCCGGAGACATTATTAAAGAAGGTCTTCGTATCGGAAAAAGAGTGATCATCGTGTTTCCGAATTTCGGATACTGGGAAGTTCGATTTCGAATCTTATTCCAGGGCAAGACTCCGGTCACGGATCTTCTTCCCTATCGCTGGTTCAATACACCCAACCTACATTTTCTTTCCGTCTTAGACTTCGAAGAATTCTGTCAGCTCAGAGGATTTACTGTAGAAGACAAAGCCTTCTTCACCGATCTGAAACAAGTCAAGTTCAGCCCGAATTTCTTCTCTAAGCTCGCGTTATTTCAAATTAGATAA
- a CDS encoding O-acetylhomoserine aminocarboxypropyltransferase/cysteine synthase family protein → MARNYKPETIVLHGGQAPDPTTTSRAVPIYQTTSYVFKDTDHAARLFGLQEFGNIYTRIGNPTTDVLEQRVAALEGGVAALATASGQSAETLALLNIVEAGQEIVASSSLYGGTYNLLHYTFPKLGIKVHFVDQSNPENFKKAINDKTRAIFAETLGNPKLDTLDIEAVAKVAHDAGIPLVIDNTLPSPYLIRPIDFGADIVVHSLTKFLGGHGTSIGGIIVDSGKFNWGNGKFKNFTDPDPSYHGLKFWDVFGKFEPFGGVNIAFIIKARVQGLRDLGPAISPFNAFNILQGIETLPLRVTQHSQNAQKVAEFLSKHPKVSWVNYPGLPTDKNYALAKKYHTRGLFGAIIGFGVKGGIPEAKKLIDGLELFSLLANVGDAKSLAIHPASTTHQQLSPEEQLTTGVTPEFVRLSVGLEHIDDILTDLDEALKKV, encoded by the coding sequence ATGGCTAGAAATTATAAACCTGAAACAATTGTTCTGCATGGAGGACAGGCACCGGATCCAACAACCACGTCCAGAGCCGTTCCTATTTACCAAACCACTTCCTACGTTTTTAAAGATACCGATCACGCGGCGAGACTCTTCGGACTGCAAGAATTCGGTAATATTTATACAAGGATCGGAAATCCTACCACTGATGTCTTAGAGCAAAGAGTGGCGGCTTTAGAAGGCGGGGTTGCAGCACTTGCGACAGCATCTGGTCAATCCGCAGAAACATTAGCTCTCTTGAATATTGTGGAAGCAGGACAGGAGATTGTCGCTTCTTCTTCTCTTTATGGTGGAACTTACAATCTTCTGCATTATACTTTTCCGAAATTAGGGATCAAGGTTCACTTTGTGGATCAATCCAATCCTGAAAATTTCAAGAAAGCGATCAATGATAAGACAAGAGCTATTTTTGCAGAAACATTAGGAAATCCTAAATTAGATACTCTAGACATCGAAGCAGTCGCTAAGGTTGCTCACGATGCAGGAATTCCTCTTGTGATCGACAATACCCTTCCTTCTCCTTATCTGATCCGTCCTATCGATTTCGGTGCGGACATAGTAGTTCACTCTCTTACCAAATTCTTGGGAGGACATGGAACTTCTATCGGTGGGATCATCGTGGATTCAGGTAAATTCAATTGGGGAAATGGTAAGTTTAAGAACTTTACTGATCCGGATCCAAGCTATCATGGCTTGAAGTTCTGGGATGTATTCGGTAAGTTCGAGCCGTTCGGCGGAGTGAATATCGCATTTATCATCAAGGCGAGAGTGCAAGGACTCAGAGATTTAGGACCTGCGATCTCCCCTTTCAATGCATTTAATATTTTGCAAGGGATCGAAACTCTTCCTCTGAGAGTAACTCAACATTCACAGAACGCTCAGAAGGTAGCCGAGTTCTTATCCAAGCATCCTAAAGTTTCTTGGGTGAATTATCCAGGTCTTCCTACCGACAAGAATTACGCTCTGGCGAAGAAATACCATACCCGCGGTCTTTTCGGTGCGATCATTGGTTTTGGAGTCAAAGGAGGAATCCCAGAGGCTAAGAAGCTAATTGATGGATTAGAGTTATTCTCTCTTCTTGCAAACGTAGGAGATGCTAAGTCCTTGGCGATCCACCCTGCTTCTACAACTCACCAACAGTTGAGCCCTGAGGAGCAATTGACTACCGGTGTGACTCCGGAGTTCGTTCGTTTATCTGTGGGTCTGGAGCATATTGACGATATCCTTACGGATCTGGATGAAGCTTTGAAAAAGGTGTGA
- the metX gene encoding homoserine O-acetyltransferase MetX, whose amino-acid sequence MDLERSVGIVETKTATLGDLRLDNGSVLSPTVIAYETYGTLSPEKDNAILICHALSGDAHAAGYLSSSDKRPGWWDDYVGPGKSFDTNQFFIISSNVIGGCKGSSGPMSINPVSGKPYGSSFPFVSIKDMVEAQKLLIDSFGIQKLFCVAGGSMGGMQALQWSISYPDFLTNCIILASSPEHSAMQIAFNEVGRQAILSDPNWNNGLYEDNASPRKGLALARMVGHITYLSDDKMREKFGRNPPRGNLLNSDFAVGSYLIYQGESFVDRFDANSYIYVTKALDHFSLGKGQELTKALSPAQCRFLIISYSSDWLYPPAQSREIVKSLEAADKRVFYVELNTKEGHDSFLLPNSKQEDVINGFLKMPVDE is encoded by the coding sequence ATGGATTTAGAGCGCTCTGTTGGAATCGTTGAAACGAAAACGGCAACCTTAGGCGATCTACGTCTGGACAACGGTTCCGTTCTTTCCCCCACTGTGATCGCATATGAAACCTATGGAACTCTTTCTCCAGAAAAAGACAATGCGATCCTGATCTGCCATGCACTTTCCGGAGACGCTCACGCAGCAGGGTATCTTTCTTCTTCTGATAAACGCCCAGGTTGGTGGGACGATTATGTAGGCCCAGGAAAGTCTTTCGATACGAATCAATTTTTTATAATATCATCTAACGTGATCGGTGGATGCAAAGGATCTTCCGGTCCAATGAGCATCAATCCTGTTTCTGGAAAACCTTATGGTTCTAGCTTTCCTTTCGTTTCCATTAAGGACATGGTAGAAGCACAGAAACTACTGATCGATTCTTTCGGGATCCAAAAATTATTCTGCGTAGCCGGCGGTTCCATGGGAGGAATGCAGGCTCTTCAGTGGAGTATTTCTTATCCTGACTTCTTAACAAACTGTATTATTTTGGCTTCTTCCCCGGAACATTCTGCGATGCAAATCGCATTCAACGAAGTGGGAAGGCAGGCGATTCTTTCCGATCCGAATTGGAATAATGGTCTGTATGAAGATAATGCATCTCCACGTAAAGGCTTAGCTCTTGCAAGAATGGTGGGTCATATCACCTATCTTTCAGATGATAAAATGAGGGAAAAGTTTGGTAGAAATCCTCCTAGAGGAAACCTATTGAATTCCGATTTTGCCGTAGGAAGCTATCTCATTTACCAAGGAGAAAGTTTCGTAGATCGTTTCGATGCAAATTCTTATATCTACGTAACCAAAGCATTGGATCATTTCAGTTTAGGAAAAGGCCAGGAACTTACCAAAGCATTGAGCCCAGCTCAGTGCAGATTCCTAATCATTTCGTATAGCTCGGATTGGTTGTATCCTCCTGCTCAATCCAGAGAGATCGTAAAAAGTCTCGAGGCCGCCGACAAAAGAGTCTTTTATGTGGAATTGAATACCAAAGAAGGACATGATAGTTTTCTTCTTCCGAACTCTAAGCAGGAAGACGTGATCAACGGATTCTTAAAAATGCCGGTGGATGAATGA